The following proteins come from a genomic window of Oncorhynchus mykiss isolate Arlee chromosome 19, USDA_OmykA_1.1, whole genome shotgun sequence:
- the LOC110534746 gene encoding zinc finger and SCAN domain-containing protein 21 isoform X5, whose amino-acid sequence MSGSVVEFQAQIASIMEVLANAAVTEICKVVDDGYAVVHLKMSQSHKENEFLRRKMKLMELQITRFRAERTKFSEGSVHNRFHGIRLLNRHNHRETATTGPTWQSRARLSNRSFGNSSIQRDRQPIDVDQDDVSPSKHMDATSDEQSAETEEGEPDLLIIKDEGEADDQDSRISHPDRTVEVSREPTTQPAADPAFQPRGNNINTAMETEEGEPDLLIIKVEGEADDQDSRISHPARTVEGSRELITQPAAATTEDSAFQLSGPRGNNNYNTAMEVSGSDVVLGFSPKSYHSSSEHVIVIDSVSSGQQVDRDFEWGQVGTSTTPQVNGSGNKQGVGVFNRNAPSIHPVHHKSMRDNTMQLVSPGFRPTEINTSTRLDAGNTGEANKASLRSLASLHRHSEIPGRGAQQPAHTSLPVGHFRPSATTSSHSSNLANHIRPGTIERPYGCPSCHKKFVHESDLRQHVVIHTRKRVFACTLCEKSFVSPSKLQVHQNVHTGEKPFSCAQCGRRFSQSSNLNRHQKLHH is encoded by the exons ATGTCGGGTTCCGTGGTCGAGTTCCAGGCGCAGATAGCCTCAATCATGGAGGTGCTAGCCAACGCGGCTGTAACCGAAATCTGCAAAGTTGTTGACGATGGCTATGCTGTTGTACATCTGAAAATGTCCCAAAGCCACAAGGAGAATGAATTTCTCCGGAGGAAAATGAAATTGATGGAACTTCAGATCACCAGATTTCGAGCGGAGAGAACAAAGTTTTCAGAGGGGTCCGTCCACAATCGCTTCCATGGAATACGCCTCCTAAACAGACACAACCATCGAGAGACTGCAACGACAG GACCTACTTGGCAAAGCAGAGCCAGACTTTCCAACAGGAGTTTTGGGAACAGCAGCATTCAAAGAGACAGACAGCCCATAGACGTGGACCAAGACGACGTCTCTCCATCAAAGCATATGGATGCTACAAGTGATGAG CAGTcagcagagacagaggaaggggaaCCAGACCTGCTGATCATCAAGGATGAGGGGGAAGCAGATGACCAGGACTCTAGGATCAGCCACCCAGACAGAACAGTGGAGGTCAGCAGAGAGCCAACCACCCAACCGGCAGCAGACCCTGCCTTCCAGCCCAGAGGCAACAACATCAACACAGCTATGGAG ACAGAGGAAGGGGAACCAGACCTGCTGATCATCAAGGTGGAGGGAGAAGCAGATGACCAGGACTCTAGGATCAGCCACCCAGCTAGAACAGTggagggcagcagagaactaaTCACCCAACCGGCAGCAGCCACCACAGAGGACTCCGCCTTCCAGCTCAGTGGCCCCAGaggcaacaacaactacaacaccGCTATGGAGGTCAGTGGATCTGACGTCGTCCTTGGCTTTTCCCCCAAGTCATACCATTCTTCATCAGAACATGTGATAGTGATTGACTCTGTATCCAGTGGGCAGCAGGTAGATAGAGATTTTGAGTGGGGTCAGGTGGGTACATCTACTACACCACAGGTCAATGGGTCTGGAAATAAGCAGGGAGTGGGAGTGTTTAACAGAAACGCACCATCGATTCACCCTGTACACCACAAATCAATGAGAGACAACACTATGCAGTTGGTTTCACCCGGATTCCGTCccacagagataaatacaagCACCCGTCTTGACGCAGGAAATACAGGTGAGGCCAATAAAGCTAGTTTGCGCTCATTGGCAAGCCTCCATAGACACTCTGAAATACCAGGAAGAGGAGCTCAACAACCAGCTCATACCTCACTTCCTGTCGGCCATTTTAGACCAAGCGCCACAACTTCCTCTCACTCAAGTAATCTTGCTAATCACATTAGACCTGGCACCATAGAACGACCGTACGGTTGCCCGAGCTGCCATAAGAAGTTTGTTCACGAGAGTGACTTGCGGCAGCACGTCGTCATCCACACCAGAAAGCGGGTGTTCGCCTGCACCTTGTGTGAGAAGAGCTTTGTGTCCCCCAGCAAGCTCCAAGTGCACCAGAACGTCCACACTGGGGAGAAGCCCTTCAGTTGTGCACAGTGCGGGCGCAGGTTCTCCCAATCCAGCAATCTGAATAGACATCAGAAGCTTCATCATTGA
- the LOC110534746 gene encoding zinc finger and SCAN domain-containing protein 21 isoform X4 yields MSGSVVEFQAQIASIMEVLANAAVTEICKVVDDGYAVVHLKMSQSHKENEFLRRKMKLMELQITRFRAERTKFSEGSVHNRFHGIRLLNRHNHRETATTGPTWQSRARLSNRSFGNSSIQRDRQPIDVDQDDVSPSKHMDATSDEQSAETEEGEPDLLIIKDEGEADDQDSRISHPDRTVEVSREPTTQPAADPAFQPRGNNINTAMEQTEEGEPDLLIIKVEGEADDQDSRISHPARTVEGSRELITQPAAATTEDSAFQLSGPRGNNNYNTAMEVSGSDVVLGFSPKSYHSSSEHVIVIDSVSSGQQVDRDFEWGQVGTSTTPQVNGSGNKQGVGVFNRNAPSIHPVHHKSMRDNTMQLVSPGFRPTEINTSTRLDAGNTGEANKASLRSLASLHRHSEIPGRGAQQPAHTSLPVGHFRPSATTSSHSSNLANHIRPGTIERPYGCPSCHKKFVHESDLRQHVVIHTRKRVFACTLCEKSFVSPSKLQVHQNVHTGEKPFSCAQCGRRFSQSSNLNRHQKLHH; encoded by the exons ATGTCGGGTTCCGTGGTCGAGTTCCAGGCGCAGATAGCCTCAATCATGGAGGTGCTAGCCAACGCGGCTGTAACCGAAATCTGCAAAGTTGTTGACGATGGCTATGCTGTTGTACATCTGAAAATGTCCCAAAGCCACAAGGAGAATGAATTTCTCCGGAGGAAAATGAAATTGATGGAACTTCAGATCACCAGATTTCGAGCGGAGAGAACAAAGTTTTCAGAGGGGTCCGTCCACAATCGCTTCCATGGAATACGCCTCCTAAACAGACACAACCATCGAGAGACTGCAACGACAG GACCTACTTGGCAAAGCAGAGCCAGACTTTCCAACAGGAGTTTTGGGAACAGCAGCATTCAAAGAGACAGACAGCCCATAGACGTGGACCAAGACGACGTCTCTCCATCAAAGCATATGGATGCTACAAGTGATGAG CAGTcagcagagacagaggaaggggaaCCAGACCTGCTGATCATCAAGGATGAGGGGGAAGCAGATGACCAGGACTCTAGGATCAGCCACCCAGACAGAACAGTGGAGGTCAGCAGAGAGCCAACCACCCAACCGGCAGCAGACCCTGCCTTCCAGCCCAGAGGCAACAACATCAACACAGCTATGGAG CAGACAGAGGAAGGGGAACCAGACCTGCTGATCATCAAGGTGGAGGGAGAAGCAGATGACCAGGACTCTAGGATCAGCCACCCAGCTAGAACAGTggagggcagcagagaactaaTCACCCAACCGGCAGCAGCCACCACAGAGGACTCCGCCTTCCAGCTCAGTGGCCCCAGaggcaacaacaactacaacaccGCTATGGAGGTCAGTGGATCTGACGTCGTCCTTGGCTTTTCCCCCAAGTCATACCATTCTTCATCAGAACATGTGATAGTGATTGACTCTGTATCCAGTGGGCAGCAGGTAGATAGAGATTTTGAGTGGGGTCAGGTGGGTACATCTACTACACCACAGGTCAATGGGTCTGGAAATAAGCAGGGAGTGGGAGTGTTTAACAGAAACGCACCATCGATTCACCCTGTACACCACAAATCAATGAGAGACAACACTATGCAGTTGGTTTCACCCGGATTCCGTCccacagagataaatacaagCACCCGTCTTGACGCAGGAAATACAGGTGAGGCCAATAAAGCTAGTTTGCGCTCATTGGCAAGCCTCCATAGACACTCTGAAATACCAGGAAGAGGAGCTCAACAACCAGCTCATACCTCACTTCCTGTCGGCCATTTTAGACCAAGCGCCACAACTTCCTCTCACTCAAGTAATCTTGCTAATCACATTAGACCTGGCACCATAGAACGACCGTACGGTTGCCCGAGCTGCCATAAGAAGTTTGTTCACGAGAGTGACTTGCGGCAGCACGTCGTCATCCACACCAGAAAGCGGGTGTTCGCCTGCACCTTGTGTGAGAAGAGCTTTGTGTCCCCCAGCAAGCTCCAAGTGCACCAGAACGTCCACACTGGGGAGAAGCCCTTCAGTTGTGCACAGTGCGGGCGCAGGTTCTCCCAATCCAGCAATCTGAATAGACATCAGAAGCTTCATCATTGA
- the LOC118941413 gene encoding zinc finger and SCAN domain-containing protein 5B-like: MSNTVVFHAQLASIIEVLANAAVAEICKLVDDGHAALRLEISHSQKEIDNLRRKLVLTKFQNSRRSAERFGALRRTVHRRVDPDHVARGRESFVEKAKSRLGYLENRFAYSEGGKCMQDVTNRRDAGRTATDQDGAMQMADMQEAPHIKMENLDTSITEEIVQPVSESSEKIIVAEPGSSSSTEPTDLLDQQDNRHRAPDTSLNIEPENQTFQHPASQYSRARQDHQVAEGVTWETDHQSIEYSLSHWTENQETDNPTVNAPHNAGPDSKRLSEHPERRGVPGNSGVCMSASGSLDWVPDVVMVDSVPIKVEADMSSEWSITGQEVTSGDICSESRQLVDNRGRGGMESGQTKCPPDTQHAEQGTTVGSRSKLPDFSGLSNRNRFSSPRVTLHQVPQRGKPAPFPNFNRGSTSSSKGIEKQPQQLMSHSTQRQLRCSLCGKPFPQPAYLRRHMRVHTGEKPYGCSHCTKRFSHSHQLKMHERVHTGEKPFHCVYCGKCFTQSGHMKRHLLVHTGGRPQDIVLP, from the exons ATGTCCAATACCGTTGTCTTTCATGCTCAGCTAGCCTCCATCATTGAGGTTTTGGCGAATGCAGCCGTTGCCGAAATCTGCAAACTTGTAGATGATGGCCATGCTGCTTTACGTTTGGAAATTTCCCATAGTCAGAAAGAAATTGATAACCTGCGGAGGAAGCTGGTTTTGACAAAATTCCAGAATTCTCGACGGAGCGCAGAGAGATTTGGAGCCCTGCGACGCACAGTTCACAGGCGAGTGGACCCGGATCATGTTGCCCGGGGGAGAGAGAGCTTCGTAGAAAAGGCAAAAAGCAGACTTGGATATT TGGAAAATCGTTTTGCCTACAGTGAAGGGGGCAAATGTATGCAGGATGTCACCAACCGGAGAGACGCAGGACGCACAGCGACAGACCAGGATGGGGCCATGCAG ATGGCAGATATGCAAGAGGCACCTCATATCAAAATGGAAAATCTTGACACCAGCATAACCGAAG AGATTGTCCAACCAGTCAGTGAGAGCAGTGAGAAGATCATTGTAGCAGAACCAGGTTCTTCATCATCTACTGAACCCACAGACCTTCTGGACCAGCAGGACAACAGACACAGAGCTCCAGACACCTCACTCAATATAGAACCTGAAAACCAGACGTTCCAGCATCCAGCGTCACAATACAGCAGAGCAAGACAGGACCATCAGGTTGCTGAGGGTGTGACCTGGGAAACTGACCATCAATCTATAGAATACAGCCTGTCCCATTGGACAGAGAACCAAGAGACTGACAACCCAACTGTGAATGCTCCTCACAATGCAGGGCCAGACTCCAAGAGGCTGTCTGAACatccagagaggagaggggtgcctGGTAACTCTGGGGTCTGCATGTCTGCTTCAGGCTCTCTGGACTGGGTGCCTGATGTGGTGATGGTGGACTCAGTTCCCATTAAAGTGGAGGCAGATATGAGTTCAGAATGGAGCATAACTGGCCAAGAGGTGACATCTGGAGACATCTGTTCAGAAAGCAGGCAGCTTGTGGAcaacagaggaagagggggaatgGAGTCTGGACAGACAAAGTGTCCCCCTGACACTCAACATGCAGAGCAAGGGACAACTGTAGGATCAAGGTCCAAGTTGCCAGATTTCAGTGGACTGTCCAACCGAAACAGATTTTCATCCCCAAGGGTTACCCTCCACCAGGTTCCCCAAAGAGGGAAGCCAGCCCCCTTCCCGAATTTCAACAGAGGCTCCACTTCTTCATCGAAAGGCATAGAAAAGCAGCCGCAACAGCTGATGTCTCACTCCACCCAGAGGCAGCTCCGGTGCAGCCTCTGTGGAAAGCCCTTCCCTCAGCCGGCATACCTAAGGAGGCACATGCGGGTCCATACGGGGGAGAAACCGTACGGCTGCAGCCACTGCACCAAGCGCTTCTCCCACAGCCACCAGCTGAAGATGCATGAGAgagtccacacaggagagaaaccatttcaCTGTGTCTACTGTGGGAAGTGCTTCACCCAGTCCGGCCACATGAAGAGGCACCTCCTCGTCCACACTGGCGGCAGGCCACAGGACATTGTGCTGCCCTGA